The genomic interval TTCGTACAGTGCCCAATAAGTTATTGGGCGTTCTTTTAATGGTTTCGGTACCCGCGGGATTATTAACAGTACCCTTTTTGGAGAATGTTAATAAATTCCAAAACCCATTTCGTCGTCCAGTATCAACAACCATCTTTTTGATTGGTACTGCAGTAGCCCTTTGGTTGGGTGTTGGAGCAACATTACCTATTGAGAAATCCCTAACTTTAGGTCTCTTTTAAATTGATTCACTTGTGAATTAAAATCTCATATATATTGGGTATCTAGGGAGAATTCACTTTGAAAGGACTACTCCCTAGATACATCTTTGAACCTACTCTCAGTATGTAGATTTTTTCTAAATTTTTCTAAAGATAAAGATTCAAACTCCATATTTTCATCTTTTTTTTCTTTCTTTTTTATAAAAAAGAAAGAAAAAAAAGATGAAAAAAACCTAATGGATTTCCAATTTATGCAAAATGCTTTTCTTTCAATTTCGAATTTCTAAAATGTCCAAGATATGTTTTACATCTTCTATCCGAAAATCTTCTATTTTCATAAGGTTTTCGTGACTGGTATTAAAAAGGTCCAATAATGTATGTATATTGGACCTTTTGAGACAATTATAGATCCTGGGAGGCAATTCTAATTGGTCAATAAAAAAAGATTTTAATTCTATCTCTTTTTTGTTTTTTCTTAGTTTAGCCAATGTATCATGAAAAGTGAAACCGGGTAAAGTAACTTTGTGTTGATTTTTTTCTAATTTCAAGTTTTCTGCTCCCGCATGTAAAAAAGGAATAAATAGGTCAATCAAATTACGGGAGGCTTCATAAAGCGCTTCTTTAGGAGTTAAACTCCCATTTGTCCATATTTCGAGAAAGAGTATTTCTTGTTTTTCATTCCCATTCACATAAGAATGAATACTATGATTTGCGTTTCGAACAGGCATGAATACTGCATCTATAGGATAACTTCCGTCTTGAAAGTTTTTTAGTCTTTTTATACAATATCCGCGATTCCTCTCGATTTGTAATCTAATACACAAATTAATGGGTTCTATTAGGTTAGCTATATGTTGCGTATTATCAACAATTTCCACAGAAGGTGGTAAAATGATGTCTTGAGCGGTTACATATCCGGGACCGTTGATACAAATAGATGCGTCTCGAGTCCCATACAGATTACTTCTCAATACTATTTCTTTCAAATTCATTAAAATTTCATGTACTGATTCTTGAATACCTACTATGGTCGAATATTCATGTGGTATTTTCTCAGATTTTGCACGTGTGATACATGTTCCCTCTATTTCTCCAAGCAAAACTCTTCGCATCGCAATGCCTATTGTATCAGCTTGGCCTTTCATAAGTGGAGACAGAATAAAGCGTCCATAATAAAGGCGCTTACTGTCTACTCTTGATTCAACACACTTCCACTGTAGTGTTCGAGTAGATACTCTAATTTTCTCTCGAACCATAGTAATCAATTCTTTTTTTCAAATCCTTGAATTGTTTATTTCTCTTGTCTTGAAATTTATTCTATGTTTTCTATTTTTATCTTTTGTTTTACATTACACACGTCGTTTT from Arachis hypogaea chloroplast, complete genome carries:
- the rpoA gene encoding RNA polymerase alpha subunit codes for the protein MVREKIRVSTRTLQWKCVESRVDSKRLYYGRFILSPLMKGQADTIGIAMRRVLLGEIEGTCITRAKSEKIPHEYSTIVGIQESVHEILMNLKEIVLRSNLYGTRDASICINGPGYVTAQDIILPPSVEIVDNTQHIANLIEPINLCIRLQIERNRGYCIKRLKNFQDGSYPIDAVFMPVRNANHSIHSYVNGNEKQEILFLEIWTNGSLTPKEALYEASRNLIDLFIPFLHAGAENLKLEKNQHKVTLPGFTFHDTLAKLRKNKKEIELKSFFIDQLELPPRIYNCLKRSNIHTLLDLFNTSHENLMKIEDFRIEDVKHILDILEIRN